The genomic window TCGTCCTTGTCTTTTCTAATAAAACCACGCAATGTCTGGGGTGGATTTGGTGAAATTAATTGGCACTATAAATATCCCAGGCTTCCTTGTAAAatttaaaccattaaaaaaaataataataatttaatctgggggtggggctacgtttgaggggcggggcctcagggGCCAGGGCCCTACCTTGATGGTGCTGAGGTCCATGGGGTTCTTGATGATGTCGTGGTAGTCGTGCAGGCCGAGGGAGGAGGCGTCCACGGGCTTGTAGAAGGGCCAGGCGTAGGCGGCGTGCTTCTTGGACAGCAGGTCCTTGAGCACGGCGGCGCAGTAGCGCAGCTGGGCGCTCAGCTTGCCGCGCCGCGACGGCTGGTGCTGCAGCGAGTCCGGCAGGTCCTTCCGCGGCGGCTTGATGGGCCGCCCGCTCTCCCGCCGCCGGgccgccgccgcagccgccgcccctaccttcccccccccgccgccgggcccgcccgcgccccgccccgcgccgaAGCCCAGAGACAGCCCCGGCGGCTTGGAGTCCGcggaggggagcggggagcggccCCCGCCCAGGCCCaggtcccccacccccaccgggACCAGCCCCACCGTGCCTGGGGTGGTGGTGTCCGCTTTCCGCTTCACCCCTTTTTtctgcacgggggggggggggggggtgggggggtggatggagggaaggaaggagagggaagggcGGGAGAGgtaggcagggagagagagagggaaggaggcaagaagagggagggagggatggggaaggtgggagaggtagggagggaaagacagagtTGTATGGAAATTATACATCAACAAATTAAACCCAGCCAGAAGATGACTAGTATGCAGACAAAAAGAGACTAGTACAGATACAAAGACTGTGTTCCTAGTACGACATTCGGATTATGTTTGGCGCATGATATTGACAGATGCTTAGATTTAACTGTCATACTACAAACACAGACGCAGATTATATTTGTAAGGGGACTGTTGTTATGCGACTGTTGCAGACACCGatggtgtttgtgctgtgactggcatagatacagcatgttacattacagATGTTTTTTGGGGGTACAGTGGGTATATGTGGTTGCTCACCTTGGCGGTTGGCTGTGTAGGGGGCAGCCCCagcagggtgggggtgctgtgggaggtggggggcaaCGTTTTTGCCAGCAAGGTCTGCGGGGGGGTGGAGAACTGGGAGTTGGGGGTGTCGGGGGTCAGGGGAGTGTACATGGACTGGGAGACAGCCGGGACCTGGTGAGCAGTCGTAATACCACCTGTAgccaatagagagagagagagagagcaagcgggGTTACCTACACACAGCCTCACATCCTGCTACAGAAAGGAAAACTACATCAACACCCTTTCATAGATGAACTACACTAACATCCTGTTGCTGTAAGAACTATATTAACATCCTGTTACataaaggaaaaaacaacattagcATCCTGTTACATAGAGGAAAAACTACATTAACACCGTTTCAGAAGAACTACGCTACAATCCTTTTAAGAGGAAAACTACACTGTCATCCtgttagagaaaaaaaaagtataccaacatcctgttggggggggggggggggaactccactccctgattggtggagttcCTCTGTACCCCTTTTGTTTGTGAGCaaagtgacatcacatccaTCTGATCCTAGCTTCATTATCCCTGCTACATAGTGTCTCCCATACACGCACACCGACATCCTCCAGAACTTACCGATCATCCTCCTGCCCTTGCCCAGCTTGCCCGCTTTCCCCAGCTTGGGCCGCAGCGCCGGCGGGGGCAGCTCGATCTCCTCCTGGGGCATCTGGGAAACCTTCTGCAGGAAGGCCTTCTCCAGGGACTGGGCCATCAGAACGATGTCGTCTGTGGGCTGCGGGACCGCGggagcacaggcacacacacgttaGCACACACGTGGGACCCTGGTGCTACCGCGGCTAGCGACCGGAACGGGCAGCACGCGGAACATCTGAGTCAGGCTTACTGTCACAGCGCCCCCTAGAGGCATGTCGCGCCAGCGAACGAGAGCGGCAATTTAGGATGTGGTTGCCACGGCACCAGCGAATGTAATCTCCCGTCCGTGCACACTATCAAGGAGCAGGAAAAACtactcaaactcaaacacaaactcatCCACTCgctaaaaaaaatccagctcacacaagagaaaaaaaaatgaaaaaattacgTTTATCAAAACACAGTGCGTAGGTTTTCCCTTTCAACTGTTTTGTCGGTTGTACGATAAAGTCCTTTTCTGTTGAATGACTGGGGCAACCAcaagcgtgtgtgcgtgtgtgtgtgtacgtcacCAAAGTTACTATCATGAACGAAATCtgtaactaaaataaaaaagccacgaaaaaaacatttgttagcAGAAACAagcgtgtatgcatgtataccTGTCTAGATGTAGCGGCTGGTGAACACGGTCTGTGAGAGACAATGTCTGTACCTGGTTGTAGACATAGCAGCTGGTGTGCATGGTGTATGCATATTCTAAAGGCAGCAGCTGGTGAGCacgatgagtgtgtgtgtgtgtgtgtgtgtgtgtgtgtgtgtgtgtatatatacacaccttGTAGTAGATGTAGCAGTTggtaaacgtgtgtgtgtgtgtgtgtgtgtataccttgTTGTAGATGTAGCAGTTGGTAaacacggtgtgtgtgtataccttgTTGTAGATGTAGCAGTTGGtaaacatggtgtgtgtgtgtgtgtgtgtaccttgtTGTAGATGTAGCAGTTGGTAaacacggtgtgtgtgtgtataccttgTTGTAGATGTAGCAGTTGGTAaacacggtgtgtgtgtgtgtgtgtgtgtgtgtgtgtaccttgtTGTAGACGTAGCAGTTGGTAaacacggtgtgtgtgtgtgtgtgtaccttgtTGTAGATGTAGCAGTTGGTAAACATGGTGTTAAAGTCCTGTATGCACTCTCCAGCACTGAGGTAGTAGTTATTCTCCAGCCTCTTCTTTATGGTGCCCATGTCCATCGGCTGTTTGATTATCTTGTGATAgtcctgccgggggggggggggggggatattgtCCATTACATATGCatcatatgtacatatatacctacatttatcatttaatttacatatatgcacacatacatacatatatacaaacagATAAGCcataatgaatttaattattgatcgtgtaactgtatgtgtgtgtatatatgtgttcaGTCTGTGACCAGTACACATCAGGCCACAAGTGCATCTCTGCGTTTCAATTGGTGACATCAGCTTTCAGGCAGGAAGGAAGCCAGCCGAGTGATGTCACCAACAAACAGGGCAATATCGTAACCAtggagacaaaacaaacaagctcGCATCGGTCAGAAGACCTTCGTCACTGCTATAAGGACGCGTCTCTTGACAACTACTCAACTAAAATGTGACGCTTTTAAAGTCTTTTTTAATTCCACCAAGGGCTCGGGTTTTTTCTGCAgaaggataaaataaatatttttttaaaaaaaccttgagCCTTCGGGGTTCAACTCACGGGCAAATTGAGCTTGCCGGCGTCCACGGGCTCCTGGAAGGGCCAGGCGAAGTGGTGTCGCCACAGCGACTTCATCAGGGCCTTCTGGAGGAACTGCAGCTGATTGGTGGCCCGGCCCTGGCGGGTGGGGTCGCGCACGGGGGGCTGCGGGGGCCCGGGCTGGTGCGAGTGCGGCAGCGCGGGGCCCTCGAACCCCTCGTAGAGCAGCGACGGCTTGCGGATCCGCTTGCCGGGCCCCGAAATGACGGGCTCCATGCCGCCCCCTGCCATCTGCGCCCCGACGTCCCCGCCCAAGGAGCCACCGCCGGCCGACACCAGCCTgcaaggggggggagggggggttcaaAACACTCATTACACACCACATAATCCACCCCCACACAGGACAAAATcagcacaacacagacacagcaggcaCCTGCCCGAGACCAACGGGGgttatgggtaatgtagtcctCTCGGGAGGGTGCGCCATCGGACACGTGGATGCAGGCGGCGCACCTGCACTCCTGCTGAAATCGGACCGCGCGGGCCGCCTCGTTACGACACGGCGAGTTTCGCAAACAAGCCCTGGGCCTTTGTAGTCAGGGCCAACACCACAAGCCTCATAAAGACATAAAAACTCAAAACACGGCATCCGCGGGATTCAGGATTTACAgagaaattgtaaaaaaaaaaattttttttaatttaaaaaaacagcgaTAAGACCAGCTTAGCCTGGAGCTCTGGGTAGCTGTGGGCTACATTTTGCACCATTATTACCAAGCACCTCGGTGTGTGTTGACTCTGAATGACAAAACGCGACGGCGAAACAATGACCTATCCTCCACGCGATAAACGGCACCGCGGGCAAAGTCTGCCGAGGCCGCCTTATCGGCAACGCGGGCCGGTGGAGATGGTTCCCACAGCAACGGAAGGCAAcggaaaaaagaaggaaaaaaaagaaaagaaaaaaaacatttgcgtTCGATCCGTGATCAGGTTCAAAACGTCACGGTAATTGGCGGCGTTTAAGATCACGTTTCAAGCGAGCTTCAAGATAGCCCACACGTCAGGAGAGAACCAGGTTTTTTGTGACCGTTTACGTAAAAGAAaatctgtgtgttttggggaaCAAACCCCACCATACTTGAATGTGCAGAGCCATAGAAACACCGACCGATCCATAATCTGTATCACATTTGAAGCGCGctgttgaaaataaacagctacACCCAACGTGCTCGGTCTAGCCTGAAAGGGGCTGGTGTGGGAACAGCAttgttgttttagcccagcactaggACACCTGACTCAATTAACGAATCGCAGTCTTCCAATCGAGACCTTGAGTAGAGTCTCGGGTGTCAGTGTCAGTTAGGCCAGGGGTGTCTAACGGAACACGACCGTAAAAAGCGCCACGAGAGCGAAGGTCTGAACACCTGTGGATTTAAGAACTCTGGCTACGAGAGCGCTTCTCTGCCGCTCAGAGTCCAGCCCCAACGAGCCGATCACAGAGCATCCccggagagggaaaggggggagagtAAAAACGGAAAGAAAAACCCCGGcacttatattttttttattattattgccagGTTCCTTTCCATCCCCGTAGCAACCCAGCGAAGGGGGCACTGCCTATTGGCTGCCGGATTGGCATAACCATGGCAACCGTTGCTGACAACGGGCCCTCAGGCGGGGGCCAGCGCCATAATGGGCGGGCGGACGGCGGCCGCCGGCGAGCGGCTTGCACGTGCGCGCTCCCTGGCGCTTCACAAACTCGCCTCCTAACGTGGACACACCcaaaacacaccaacactgcaACCCCATGCAAAGGCAAGGTCACCGGCCGGCCCGGCGGCGCtctgggccaatcagaaggAGCGCTCGGGAGCCTTCCTCCAGCACGGCCACCCCGCCGTTTTTAGGGAGCGCGTTCCGTTCGGGGTCAAGGCCTGGGCTCACGGGTAGAGGTTGGCGACCGGCAGCCCCACAGGGCGGTACATAAAATGGCGGTCGACTTCGACAGGTGGGGTGGGACGCTCACAGG from Anguilla anguilla isolate fAngAng1 chromosome 8, fAngAng1.pri, whole genome shotgun sequence includes these protein-coding regions:
- the brd2a gene encoding bromodomain-containing protein 2a isoform X6, which translates into the protein METALNPPIDRLVSAGGGSLGGDVGAQMAGGGMEPVISGPGKRIRKPSLLYEGFEGPALPHSHQPGPPQPPVRDPTRQGRATNQLQFLQKALMKSLWRHHFAWPFQEPVDAGKLNLPDYHKIIKQPMDMGTIKKRLENNYYLSAGECIQDFNTMFTNCYIYNKPTDDIVLMAQSLEKAFLQKVSQMPQEEIELPPPALRPKLGKAGKLGKGRRMIGGITTAHQVPAVSQSMYTPLTPDTPNSQFSTPPQTLLAKTLPPTSHSTPTLLGLPPTQPTAKKKGVKRKADTTTPGTVGLVPVGVGDLGLGGGRSPLPSADSKPPGLSLGFGAGRGAGGPGGGGGKVGAAAAAAARRRESGRPIKPPRKDLPDSLQHQPSRRGKLSAQLRYCAAVLKDLLSKKHAAYAWPFYKPVDASSLGLHDYHDIIKNPMDLSTIKRKMDSREYKNAQQFAADVRLMYSNCYKYNPPDHDVVGMARKLQDVFEFSFAKMPDEPPEEEPMPGSLGGGLDAMRSSSSSSSSSSSSESELSSESESESSPSSDSEEERAHRLAELQEQLRAVHEQLAALSQAPIIKPKRKREKKEKRKKKKPEKHRGGRAAVVAPVPEEVVERPPKVPKIPKTPKAGRKAPTHAPGKKGPGKKNAKSKSSKKSQSAAAAAAATAHLGLAPAASALTPHYDSEEEEEGRPMSYDEKRQLSLDINKLPGEKLGRVVHIIQAREPSLRDSNPEEIEIDFETLKPSTLRELERYVMTCLRKKPRKPYVVKKGGSGKSREELALEKKRELERRLQDVSGQLNSAKKPQKIKEKPSMAEPHAMASRLSASSSSSDSSSSSSSSSSSDTSDSDSG
- the brd2a gene encoding bromodomain-containing protein 2a isoform X3, which translates into the protein METALNPPIDRLVSAGGGSLGGDVGAQMAGGGMEPVISGPGKRIRKPSLLYEGFEGPALPHSHQPGPPQPPVRDPTRQGRATNQLQFLQKALMKSLWRHHFAWPFQEPVDAGKLNLPDYHKIIKQPMDMGTIKKRLENNYYLSAGECIQDFNTMFTNCYIYNKPTDDIVLMAQSLEKAFLQKVSQMPQEEIELPPPALRPKLGKAGKLGKGRRMIGGITTAHQVPAVSQSMYTPLTPDTPNSQFSTPPQTLLAKTLPPTSHSTPTLLGLPPTQPTAKKKGVKRKADTTTPGTVGLVPVGVGDLGLGGGRSPLPSADSKPPGLSLGFGAGRGAGGPGGGGGKVGAAAAAAARRRESGRPIKPPRKDLPDSLQHQPSRRGKLSAQLRYCAAVLKDLLSKKHAAYAWPFYKPVDASSLGLHDYHDIIKNPMDLSTIKRKMDSREYKNAQQFAADVRLMYSNCYKYNPPDHDVVGMARKLQDVFEFSFAKMPDEPPEEEPMPGSLGGGLDAMRSSSSSSSSSSSSESELSSESESESSPSSDSEEERAHRLAELQEQLRAVHEQLAALSQAPIIKPKRKREKKEKRKKKKPEKHRGGRAAVVAPVPEEVVERPPKVPKIPKTPKAGRKAPTHAPGKKGPGKKNAKSKSSKKSQSAAAAAAATAHLGLAPAASALTPHYDSEEEEEGRPMSYDEKRQLSLDINKLPGEKLGRVVHIIQAREPSLRDSNPEEIEIDFETLKPSTLRELERYVMTCLRKKPRKPYVVKKGGSGKSREELALEKKRELERRLQDVSGQLNSAKKPQKIKAEKPSMAEPHAMASRLSASSSSSDSSSSSSSSSSSDTSDSDSG